A DNA window from Desulfuromonas sp. contains the following coding sequences:
- a CDS encoding penicillin-binding protein yields MMENREKWMRVRIRLIGFCFILAFGFIVARAFQLQVVGQDLWAEKAVRQHQKTIALTPQRGTIFDRNGESMAVSVEVDSVYIEPNKVSATSRTAKALAEVLSMKRSVVKAKLQAKKSFIWLKRQVTPRESELIRALDIEGVRFIKEHRRYYPNSEIGAQVIGFTGLDPKGLEGLELEYDNLMLGRGGYLVMGRDALGRGLLNSSDDQIQAGEKGRDLYMTLDKNLQYIAEKELARAVSESNAKSGTAVVLDPRTGEVLAMSSQPDYNPNAFFKHRPGDWRNRALCDSFEPGSTIKVFLMAAALNEGVINRRQKINCENGSIEVSGKIVHDHRPYSLLTPSEIIKFSSNIGAYKIGRALDRNRYYNYLRDFGFGQKTEIGLPGEVSGLIHQPTRWFDVDLAAISFGQGLTVTPLQLATATAAIANGGYLMAPYVVEKIVDSYGQVTMKQQPRIRRKVISSEVADQVRDMMVRVTEKGGTGMLGAVPGYRVAGKTGTAQKVDPVTGGYSVDKSVSSFVGFVPADDPRLVILVLIDEPQGKAYGGLVAAPVFSRIANQSLRYLKVMPTEKATVPVLNTIADLIEAPIQPPIYDIRVSGVEMPQMPDFFGMSYRQVMQVMQKSGLNIKLKGTGRVIAQSPDPGRPISYGNEIWVKLAPAS; encoded by the coding sequence ATAATGGAAAACCGGGAAAAATGGATGCGGGTACGAATCAGGCTGATTGGCTTCTGCTTTATTCTGGCTTTCGGCTTTATCGTTGCGCGCGCTTTTCAACTTCAGGTTGTCGGCCAGGATCTCTGGGCAGAGAAGGCTGTCCGGCAGCACCAGAAGACCATTGCACTGACCCCTCAACGTGGAACCATTTTCGATCGAAACGGTGAATCGATGGCCGTCAGCGTCGAAGTCGATTCGGTCTATATCGAACCGAACAAGGTTTCCGCGACCTCCCGGACCGCCAAGGCTCTTGCCGAAGTGCTTTCAATGAAACGCTCGGTGGTCAAGGCCAAACTACAAGCGAAAAAAAGCTTTATCTGGCTCAAGCGACAGGTGACACCGCGCGAAAGCGAACTGATTCGTGCTCTTGATATCGAGGGCGTTCGGTTCATCAAGGAGCATCGACGTTATTACCCGAACTCGGAAATCGGTGCCCAGGTGATCGGTTTTACCGGGCTCGACCCGAAGGGTCTTGAAGGGCTTGAGTTGGAATATGACAATCTGATGCTCGGTCGTGGCGGTTATCTCGTTATGGGACGGGATGCTCTCGGACGTGGGCTGCTCAACAGTTCCGATGACCAGATCCAGGCCGGAGAAAAAGGGCGTGACCTTTACATGACGCTCGACAAGAACCTGCAATACATTGCCGAGAAGGAACTTGCGCGGGCGGTCAGCGAATCGAATGCCAAGTCAGGAACAGCGGTCGTGCTTGATCCGCGGACCGGTGAAGTGCTGGCGATGTCGAGTCAGCCCGACTACAACCCGAACGCCTTTTTCAAGCATCGTCCGGGTGACTGGCGCAACCGCGCACTCTGTGATTCGTTTGAGCCGGGCTCAACCATCAAGGTGTTCCTGATGGCGGCAGCGTTGAATGAGGGGGTAATAAACAGGCGGCAAAAGATTAACTGCGAAAACGGCTCGATAGAGGTCAGTGGCAAAATCGTTCATGACCACCGCCCGTATTCACTGTTGACGCCATCTGAAATCATAAAGTTCAGTTCGAATATCGGCGCATACAAGATCGGCCGGGCTCTTGATCGAAATCGCTACTACAATTATTTAAGGGATTTCGGCTTTGGTCAGAAAACGGAAATCGGTCTGCCCGGCGAAGTCAGTGGCTTGATTCACCAGCCAACACGCTGGTTTGACGTCGATCTGGCGGCGATTTCATTTGGTCAGGGATTAACCGTGACACCGCTTCAACTGGCAACCGCAACTGCCGCCATCGCCAACGGTGGCTACCTGATGGCACCCTATGTGGTCGAGAAAATTGTCGACAGCTACGGCCAGGTGACGATGAAACAGCAGCCGCGGATCCGGCGCAAGGTCATCAGCAGCGAAGTTGCCGACCAGGTGCGCGACATGATGGTCAGGGTCACGGAAAAGGGTGGAACCGGCATGCTGGGGGCTGTTCCCGGGTACCGGGTAGCCGGAAAAACCGGCACCGCGCAGAAAGTCGACCCGGTGACCGGCGGATATTCTGTCGATAAATCGGTTTCTTCCTTTGTCGGTTTCGTTCCGGCCGATGATCCGAGGCTGGTTATCCTGGTGTTGATCGATGAACCGCAGGGTAAAGCTTATGGTGGTCTGGTCGCGGCACCGGTGTTTTCACGGATCGCCAACCAGTCGCTCCGATACCTGAAGGTCATGCCGACGGAAAAAGCGACGGTACCGGTGCTGAACACGATTGCCGATTTGATTGAAGCTCCGATCCAGCCGCCAATCTACGATATCCGGGTGTCGGGAGTCGAGATGCCGCAAATGCCCGATTTTTTCGGCATGAGTTATCGTCAGGTGATGCAGGTGATGCAGAAGTCTGGGCTCAATATCAAGTTGAAGGGGACCGGGCGGGTGATAGCTCAATCACCGGATCCGGGCCGGCCAATCAGCTATGGCAATGAAATCTGGGTGAAGCTGGCACCGGCCAGCTAG
- the ftsL gene encoding cell division protein FtsL produces the protein MSDAVVRPIPKINGFALQRPRLFPLIAFVVVLMVVSLFFVWSRLEMVNLEYEISTYEVRLRSLQQESRQLKLEAASLRNPGRIERMARTRLGLRMPTPEQVITIR, from the coding sequence ATGTCCGATGCAGTTGTCAGGCCGATTCCGAAAATAAACGGATTCGCTCTGCAGCGTCCCCGGCTATTTCCACTGATAGCTTTTGTCGTTGTTCTGATGGTTGTTTCATTGTTCTTTGTCTGGTCGCGGCTTGAGATGGTTAATCTCGAGTACGAAATCTCGACCTACGAAGTACGACTCCGCTCACTGCAACAGGAGTCGAGACAATTGAAACTTGAAGCAGCCAGTTTGCGCAATCCCGGGCGGATTGAGCGAATGGCACGGACCAGGCTTGGTCTCAGAATGCCAACACCGGAACAGGTCATTACGATCAGATAA
- a CDS encoding UDP-N-acetylmuramoyl-tripeptide--D-alanyl-D-alanine ligase: MEFNIRDIARITEGTLYPADARGMVDGISTDSRTIGSGELFVPLRGPNFDGHDFLTLAVKSGAAACLSEDVVNGLPVPVIVVDDTLKALGRLAADVRNRFAGPVVGITGSSGKTTTKEMLAGILSLTRPGLLTAGNFNNLIGLPLTLFRNRDECEWMVLEMGMSARGEIARLSEIASPTVGIITNIGPAHLETLHGMEGVARAKGELFEALPEDGFAIVNADDDFVVNLPVANKVRRILYGSAESAEIRAESIIARGSGVTFRLVTPEGNWPVQLKIAGRHNVYNALAAAAAAHVLGVDGRTIVRGLEQFQPCCGRMETISLGCDVLLLEDSYNANPLSVKAALQTLSEMNGLGRHIAVLGDMLELGEQSAELHTEVGRQAADLVDILIVMGEMKDAVAAGYGTQETAAKEIYLVNSHQEAIDILRDMIQPGDRILVKGSRGMRMEKVSKALRGMHFCMAANG; this comes from the coding sequence ATGGAATTTAACATCAGGGATATCGCCAGAATAACCGAAGGTACGTTGTATCCGGCCGATGCCAGAGGCATGGTTGACGGGATCTCGACCGACAGTCGAACGATCGGTTCAGGTGAGCTGTTCGTACCGCTGCGCGGCCCGAACTTTGACGGCCATGACTTCCTGACGCTTGCCGTGAAAAGTGGTGCCGCCGCCTGTCTGAGCGAGGATGTCGTCAATGGTCTTCCGGTTCCGGTTATTGTCGTCGACGACACACTCAAGGCGCTTGGTCGTCTGGCGGCCGATGTGCGGAACCGATTTGCCGGACCGGTCGTCGGCATCACCGGTTCCTCGGGGAAAACGACAACCAAGGAGATGCTCGCCGGAATTCTGTCACTGACCAGGCCGGGACTGCTCACGGCCGGGAATTTCAATAATCTGATCGGCCTGCCGTTGACGCTTTTTCGGAATCGGGATGAATGTGAATGGATGGTTCTCGAAATGGGGATGAGTGCCCGGGGTGAAATCGCCCGGTTGAGTGAGATTGCCTCGCCGACAGTCGGTATTATTACCAATATTGGACCGGCTCACCTGGAAACCCTGCACGGAATGGAAGGGGTTGCCCGGGCCAAGGGGGAATTGTTCGAAGCTTTGCCGGAAGACGGGTTCGCGATCGTCAATGCTGATGATGACTTTGTCGTCAATCTGCCGGTCGCCAACAAGGTTCGACGTATTCTTTACGGCTCCGCCGAATCTGCGGAAATCCGGGCCGAGTCAATTATTGCCCGCGGCAGCGGCGTGACCTTCCGTCTCGTGACCCCCGAAGGCAACTGGCCGGTACAGTTGAAGATAGCCGGTCGACACAATGTCTACAATGCCCTCGCCGCAGCGGCAGCAGCACATGTACTCGGTGTTGATGGCCGGACCATTGTGCGCGGGCTCGAACAGTTTCAGCCCTGTTGCGGCCGCATGGAAACGATCAGCCTCGGTTGCGATGTTCTGCTGCTTGAAGACAGCTACAATGCCAACCCGTTGTCGGTCAAGGCGGCGCTGCAGACCCTGTCGGAGATGAACGGTCTCGGTCGCCACATCGCTGTTCTTGGCGATATGCTCGAACTGGGAGAACAGTCGGCTGAACTGCACACCGAAGTCGGCAGGCAGGCTGCTGATCTGGTCGACATCCTTATTGTCATGGGTGAAATGAAAGATGCTGTTGCAGCCGGCTATGGAACGCAAGAGACGGCGGCGAAGGAGATATATCTGGTCAACTCACACCAGGAAGCGATCGACATTCTGCGCGATATGATTCAACCCGGGGATCGGATTCTGGTCAAGGGGTCGCGCGGAATGCGTATGGAAAAGGTCAGCAAGGCACTGCGCGGAATGCATTTTTGCATGGCGGCAAACGGGTAA
- a CDS encoding cell division/cell wall cluster transcriptional repressor MraZ, with the protein MGQGRKVNFQGVYNNSIDPKGRASIPAQFREKLSASFAADNLVVTQKDGGLAAYPESEWEKNQAKVEAMEPGPLKEALYLALISPAKPCSFDKQGRIQLSQAHRDYAGLDSEIREIVVVGVDRRIMIWSKAKHAEMQAQAETRIVDDPQVLANLGF; encoded by the coding sequence TTGGGACAAGGACGTAAAGTGAATTTCCAGGGTGTCTACAATAATTCGATCGATCCGAAGGGGCGGGCCAGCATCCCGGCGCAGTTTCGCGAGAAGCTGTCGGCCTCTTTTGCGGCCGATAACCTAGTCGTCACCCAAAAGGATGGTGGGCTTGCGGCCTATCCCGAGTCAGAGTGGGAAAAAAACCAGGCGAAGGTTGAGGCGATGGAGCCGGGCCCGCTGAAGGAGGCACTGTATCTGGCATTAATTTCACCGGCAAAGCCCTGCTCGTTCGACAAGCAGGGGCGGATTCAGCTTTCGCAGGCGCATCGGGATTATGCCGGCCTCGATAGTGAAATCCGCGAGATTGTCGTTGTCGGTGTTGATCGCAGGATAATGATCTGGAGCAAGGCCAAGCATGCGGAGATGCAGGCGCAGGCAGAAACGCGTATTGTTGATGACCCGCAGGTTCTGGCCAATCTGGGTTTCTGA
- a CDS encoding UDP-N-acetylmuramoyl-L-alanyl-D-glutamate--2,6-diaminopimelate ligase: MITTSKIGTDQLIASMHPLDVAGNSQGVIRDLVYDSRKAGPGCAFFALRGISDDGHQFIADAVDRGAELVVMEEPHPVKGATGIVVANARQALAEASALFFGQPTRTMRVVGVTGTNGKTTVTYLIEAMLIAARQRPAVVGTVNYRYQGSETPASHTTPESYDLQKLTADFLGQGADSLVLEVSSHALEQNRVSGINFEVGIFTNLTPEHLDYHQTMESYFSSKKKFYDDYIVPQGSRAVVNIDDPYGRRIADELDDALTCGLAAEADVRAENVTLSRRGIEADVVIPHGRFRLQSALLGGFNLSNLLCAIAGGVALDLPLDAIVSGIKAVPVVPGRIETIENNRDALILVDYAHTGDALENVLQAVNELAGGRVITLFGCGGDRDRSKRPVMGEIAARFSDLAIVTSDNPRTEDPDSIINEILTGVKKHYASPLMLEQLQSSSSKGHVVVPDRREAIQVAVEILLPGDLLLVAGKGHEDYQIIGKEKVHFDDREEIRQALRASGRD, encoded by the coding sequence ATGATAACAACGTCTAAAATAGGTACCGACCAGTTGATTGCCAGCATGCATCCATTGGATGTTGCCGGCAACAGCCAGGGCGTTATCCGGGATCTGGTGTACGACTCGAGGAAAGCCGGGCCGGGGTGTGCCTTTTTTGCCCTGCGCGGAATCAGTGATGATGGTCATCAGTTTATTGCCGATGCGGTTGACCGTGGTGCCGAGTTAGTGGTCATGGAAGAGCCGCATCCGGTAAAGGGTGCAACCGGTATCGTCGTCGCTAATGCCCGCCAGGCACTGGCAGAAGCTTCCGCTCTTTTTTTCGGTCAGCCGACCCGGACGATGCGTGTCGTAGGGGTGACCGGGACCAACGGCAAGACGACCGTTACCTATCTGATCGAAGCGATGCTGATCGCTGCCCGGCAACGGCCGGCTGTTGTCGGGACCGTCAATTACAGGTATCAGGGTAGTGAAACACCGGCCTCACATACGACGCCGGAGTCGTATGATCTGCAAAAACTTACAGCCGATTTTCTCGGGCAGGGTGCCGATTCACTGGTGCTCGAAGTCTCTTCGCATGCGCTCGAGCAGAACCGGGTTTCCGGCATCAATTTCGAAGTCGGTATCTTTACCAATCTGACACCGGAGCATCTCGACTATCACCAGACGATGGAATCCTATTTCTCAAGCAAGAAGAAGTTTTACGATGACTATATTGTGCCTCAGGGGAGTCGGGCCGTCGTTAATATAGACGATCCCTATGGCCGCAGAATCGCCGATGAACTTGACGATGCCCTAACTTGCGGGCTCGCGGCCGAAGCCGATGTCCGGGCCGAAAACGTGACGCTGAGTCGGCGCGGCATCGAAGCTGATGTCGTCATTCCACATGGTCGATTCCGGCTGCAATCGGCTCTGCTCGGAGGATTTAATCTCAGTAACCTGCTCTGCGCTATCGCGGGCGGAGTCGCTCTCGATTTACCTCTGGACGCAATTGTTTCCGGAATTAAAGCGGTCCCGGTCGTCCCGGGGCGGATTGAAACGATTGAGAATAATCGCGATGCCCTGATCCTTGTCGATTACGCACACACCGGCGACGCCCTCGAAAACGTTTTGCAGGCCGTGAATGAACTTGCTGGCGGCCGGGTTATTACCCTGTTCGGTTGTGGCGGTGATCGTGATCGGAGCAAGCGTCCGGTTATGGGTGAAATTGCTGCCCGGTTCAGCGATCTGGCGATTGTCACATCCGATAATCCGAGAACCGAAGATCCCGATTCCATAATTAATGAGATCCTGACCGGAGTTAAAAAACATTATGCATCACCCTTGATGTTAGAACAGCTGCAATCATCGAGCAGCAAAGGGCATGTTGTTGTTCCTGATCGCCGGGAAGCGATTCAGGTGGCGGTGGAGATTCTTTTGCCGGGCGATCTTTTGCTGGTCGCCGGCAAGGGGCATGAAGATTATCAGATCATCGGTAAGGAAAAGGTCCATTTTGATGATCGGGAAGAGATCCGGCAGGCGCTTCGGGCGTCAGGGAGGGACTGA
- a CDS encoding phospho-N-acetylmuramoyl-pentapeptide-transferase produces MLYHLLYPLHTEFSALYVFRFITFRTIYAAITALVISFILGPWLIRTLSEMQIGQSIRKVGPESHFRKEGTPTMGGTLILLAIVLPTLLWADLTNIYVWITLFVAVGFGAVGFIDDYRKVKLRSSDGLSARAKMFWLMLITVAAGTMLYYYPLFETTLAFPFFKGLRPDLGWYYIPFVVLVIVGSGNAVNLTDGLDGLAIGPMIIASGTYLLFAYLAGNAKLSSYLQISSVQGAGELSIICGAMVGAGLGFLWFNTYPAQVFMGDVGSLSLGGALGTIAVITKQELVLVIVGGIFVVEALSVIFQVLSFRLWGKRIFRMSPIHNHFELKGWPEPKIIVRFWIISIILALIALSTLKLR; encoded by the coding sequence ATGTTATATCATCTGCTATATCCGCTCCATACCGAGTTTTCGGCGCTGTATGTTTTCCGGTTTATCACCTTCCGGACAATCTACGCGGCGATAACGGCTCTGGTTATCTCTTTTATTCTCGGCCCCTGGCTGATCCGGACGCTGTCGGAAATGCAGATTGGGCAAAGCATCCGCAAAGTTGGACCGGAATCACATTTTCGCAAGGAGGGGACACCGACCATGGGCGGCACATTGATTCTGCTGGCCATCGTCCTGCCGACGCTGCTCTGGGCCGACCTGACCAATATCTATGTCTGGATCACCCTGTTTGTAGCCGTCGGCTTCGGCGCCGTCGGCTTCATCGACGATTATCGAAAAGTCAAGCTCCGCAGCAGCGATGGGCTTTCGGCCCGGGCCAAGATGTTCTGGCTGATGCTGATAACCGTGGCCGCCGGGACAATGCTCTACTACTACCCGCTATTCGAGACGACCCTCGCATTTCCGTTCTTCAAGGGATTGCGGCCGGATCTCGGCTGGTACTACATACCTTTTGTTGTCCTGGTCATCGTCGGATCGGGTAATGCGGTCAACCTGACCGATGGTCTTGACGGTTTGGCGATCGGGCCGATGATTATCGCATCGGGAACCTACCTGTTGTTCGCTTATCTCGCCGGTAATGCCAAGCTCTCGTCCTACCTGCAGATCAGCAGTGTTCAGGGCGCCGGTGAACTGTCGATCATCTGTGGTGCGATGGTCGGCGCCGGGCTCGGTTTTCTCTGGTTCAACACCTACCCGGCCCAGGTGTTTATGGGCGATGTCGGGTCGTTGTCACTCGGCGGCGCCCTCGGGACGATTGCGGTGATTACCAAGCAGGAACTGGTGCTGGTTATCGTCGGCGGGATTTTCGTGGTCGAGGCGTTGTCGGTTATTTTCCAGGTGCTCTCCTTCCGTTTATGGGGCAAGAGGATTTTCCGGATGTCACCGATTCACAATCATTTTGAGCTAAAGGGGTGGCCGGAACCGAAAATTATCGTCCGGTTCTGGATCATCAGTATTATCCTCGCCCTGATCGCATTATCGACTCTGAAGCTGAGGTAG
- a CDS encoding transporter yields MTDEHILYLFGLLILFFLSAFFSGSETALMALDRLRLKYLVEKGHPGAARLETVLEVPDRLLSTILIGNNLVNIAASVFATALLIEIFGEHGELLTILIMTPLLLILAEITPKTYAAKNPERVSFFVIRPILLFMWILTPVIWVISGVSMLLNKILRSDREASVISEDEIKSIISVGEQSGTVHKDKRKMLHGIFELAQIRVRDVMIPRTEVVGIDAELPFREILQLVQAAWHSRFPVYEENLDSIVGIIHSKDILNFVDQSAAFDIREVARPPFFVPESQLIESLLQSFREKRVHLAIVVDEHGGVEGIVTLEDVIEEVFGEIVDEYDLEEALFRKVAPGYYVVDASASLKTVNQKFSLNFSEEHATTLAGLVMQLLDDIPAEGYRCEAEGVTLVVAKMIDQRIDQVELHFTTDPDSPPPAT; encoded by the coding sequence ATGACTGACGAACATATATTATATCTTTTCGGGCTGTTGATTCTTTTTTTTCTGTCAGCCTTTTTTTCCGGCTCCGAAACCGCTCTGATGGCACTGGACCGTCTGCGGCTGAAATACCTCGTTGAAAAAGGTCATCCCGGCGCCGCAAGGCTCGAGACCGTGCTTGAGGTTCCGGATCGTCTGCTTTCAACTATCCTGATCGGCAACAACCTGGTCAATATCGCTGCCTCGGTTTTCGCAACAGCATTGCTGATCGAGATCTTCGGTGAGCATGGAGAGCTTCTGACCATCCTGATCATGACCCCCCTGTTGCTCATTCTTGCTGAAATAACCCCGAAAACATACGCCGCCAAGAATCCCGAGCGAGTCTCTTTTTTCGTTATCAGGCCGATCCTTCTGTTTATGTGGATTTTGACTCCGGTTATCTGGGTCATTTCCGGGGTCTCGATGCTGCTCAATAAAATCCTGCGGTCAGATCGGGAAGCTTCGGTTATCAGTGAAGATGAAATCAAGTCGATCATCTCCGTCGGCGAGCAGAGCGGAACTGTTCATAAGGACAAACGTAAAATGCTGCACGGGATTTTTGAACTCGCCCAGATCAGGGTCAGGGATGTGATGATTCCGCGGACCGAGGTCGTCGGTATCGATGCCGAACTTCCGTTCAGGGAGATTCTGCAACTTGTCCAGGCGGCCTGGCATTCGCGTTTTCCCGTTTACGAAGAGAACCTCGATTCGATTGTCGGGATTATTCACTCCAAGGATATTCTCAACTTTGTCGATCAATCGGCCGCTTTCGATATCCGCGAAGTGGCGCGTCCCCCGTTTTTTGTCCCGGAATCGCAACTGATCGAATCGCTGCTGCAGTCTTTCCGTGAAAAGCGGGTTCATCTCGCTATTGTCGTCGATGAGCATGGCGGGGTTGAAGGGATCGTAACCCTGGAAGATGTTATTGAAGAGGTTTTCGGCGAGATTGTCGATGAATATGATCTTGAAGAGGCCCTCTTCCGGAAAGTCGCGCCAGGCTATTATGTCGTCGACGCCAGTGCCTCTCTGAAAACAGTCAATCAGAAATTTTCTCTCAACTTTTCCGAGGAACATGCAACGACGCTTGCCGGCCTGGTCATGCAATTGCTTGACGATATCCCTGCCGAGGGTTACCGCTGTGAGGCTGAAGGTGTCACCCTGGTTGTCGCTAAAATGATTGACCAGCGAATCGATCAGGTCGAACTGCATTTTACAACCGATCCCGATTCTCCTCCTCCCGCCACCTAG
- a CDS encoding 16S rRNA (cytosine(1402)-N(4))-methyltransferase — MAVEGFRHTSVMPDEVLELLNPQPGGIYLDGTLGGGGHARLILEATAPDGRLIGLDRDPEALAAAAEMLKPYAARVVLEQANFSELAEVLARQDINGVDGILLDLGVSSRQLDTPERGFSFRDDGPLDMRMGPDAEMTAADVVNSYKPEELRNIFREFGEERFAGRIANRIAERRQEELFRTTADLASVVKKAIPAKHGARQKIHPATRVFQALRIFVNDELGHLTKTLEEALQVLNPDARFVVISFHSLEDRLVKRAFRQAAKGCICPPKVPICACGRTSQAEIVTRKGVRPTAEEVAHNPRARSAVVRAIRKLP; from the coding sequence TTGGCAGTCGAAGGATTCAGGCACACGTCAGTGATGCCGGATGAGGTGCTCGAGCTGCTCAATCCGCAGCCGGGTGGTATTTACCTCGACGGGACGCTTGGCGGCGGCGGGCATGCCCGCCTGATTCTCGAGGCAACGGCGCCGGATGGTCGATTGATCGGTCTCGATCGTGACCCGGAGGCGCTGGCAGCGGCGGCGGAGATGCTTAAGCCGTATGCTGCGAGGGTGGTCCTTGAGCAGGCCAACTTTAGTGAGCTGGCGGAGGTTCTGGCTCGCCAGGATATAAACGGAGTTGATGGTATCCTGCTCGACCTCGGGGTCTCCTCCCGGCAACTCGATACGCCGGAGCGGGGTTTTTCATTTCGCGATGACGGGCCGCTCGATATGCGGATGGGCCCGGACGCCGAAATGACGGCAGCCGATGTCGTCAACAGCTATAAACCGGAGGAACTACGAAATATCTTCCGTGAGTTCGGTGAAGAAAGGTTTGCCGGGCGGATCGCCAACCGGATTGCCGAGCGGCGGCAGGAAGAACTGTTCAGGACAACTGCTGATCTGGCCAGCGTCGTCAAGAAAGCGATCCCGGCGAAGCACGGCGCCAGACAGAAAATTCATCCGGCAACCAGAGTGTTCCAGGCTCTGCGGATTTTTGTTAATGATGAACTCGGGCATTTGACGAAAACGCTGGAAGAGGCGTTGCAGGTCCTGAATCCTGATGCCCGATTTGTAGTGATCAGTTTTCATTCATTGGAAGACCGGCTCGTTAAACGGGCTTTTCGACAAGCAGCAAAGGGTTGCATCTGTCCACCAAAAGTGCCGATATGCGCTTGCGGCAGGACATCTCAGGCGGAGATTGTGACCAGAAAGGGCGTGCGGCCGACGGCGGAGGAAGTCGCACATAACCCGAGAGCTCGCAGTGCAGTAGTCAGGGCCATACGTAAATTGCCTTAA